In a genomic window of Pangasianodon hypophthalmus isolate fPanHyp1 chromosome 1, fPanHyp1.pri, whole genome shotgun sequence:
- the LOC128321251 gene encoding uncharacterized protein LOC128321251 — protein sequence MAAEMGSANENSSSFLHTTHAMDWNYYNWCTDYPTARITWSTISMICFFLGLPVNVWVLHELLPRQRQKATSDFIMLSLAVINLIFTAQIPFCVFNFMAWHSTELQIIFVFIFNISVQGRPLFMAYICLDCYVAVVYPIEYKASRKLAVIKKIITIIMYFIIAGFGLLTCTITWLFTTPFVALPLIMALPVISFCDISILRALRKPDPTGKNKIHPQKKRALHTIFNSFIMTFVVYLPPAIIFSFGNLLPLEETVRYCCITPYGYCFSTAGCIIMPVLYLVSVDKLDIFKNCWKK from the coding sequence ATGGCAGCAGAAATGGGCTCTGCAAATGAAAATTCATCTTCATTTTTACATACCACTCATGCAATGGACTGGAACTACTACAACTGGTGCACAGATTACCCCACTGCCCGTATCACATGGTCAACAATATCTATGATCTGTTTTTTCTTGGGTTTACCAGTCAATGTGTGGGTCCTACATGAGCTTCTGCCGAGGCAAAGACAAAAAGCCACCAGTGACTTCATCATGCTCAGTCTGGCTGTTATCAATCTGATTTTCACAGCACAGAtcccattctgtgtatttaatttCATGGCATGGCATAGTACGGAGCTACAAATTATTTTCGTCTTTATCTTCAACATAAGCGTGCAGGGTAGACCTCTGTTTATGGCTTACATTTGTTTGGATTGTTATGTTGCTGTGGTTTACCCCATAGAGTACAAAGCCAGTAGGAAACTCGCTGTAATTAAGAAGataatcacaataataatgtatttcatTATAGCGGGTTTTGGATTGCTTACGTGCACTATAACATGGTTATTTACAACTCCTTTTGTCGCCCTTCCTTTAATCATGGCACTACCAGTTATCTCCTTCTGTGACATTTCCATTCTTCGAGCCTTGAGAAAACCGGATCCAACAGGAAAGAACAAAATCCATCCACAGAAGAAACGAGCTCTTCACACCATCTTCAACAGCTTTATCATGACGTTTGTTGTCTATCTGCCACCAGCGATCATTTTCTCATTTGGAAACCTGTTGCCACTTGAAGAAACGGTGCGCTATTGTTGTATAACCCCGTATGGATATTGTTTTTCGACAGCTGGATGTATAATTATGCCTGTTCTATATCTGGTCAGTGTGGATAAGCTGGACATTTTTAAGAACTGTTGGAAGAAATGA
- the LOC128321334 gene encoding lysophosphatidic acid receptor 6-like, translated as MAENEKFLSSSNSTQAGDWNYYNWCTDYPTAPVIWSAVSGICFLLGFPASLWVLHELLQRQRQRFTSDIFMLSLAVIDLTFTAHIPFCVCNFMIWHIKELQNIFLVIYSFSLNSRPLFMACICWDCYVAVVYPIVYKTSKNLIGVKKAITITICFSAAVCGLVVCNVIWLITTPLMAIPLIMALPVIAFCDISILLALRKPDPTGKNNIHPQKKQALQTISNSFIMTFVVYLPPLIVFLFGKLMLLGETETFCCSAPYGFSFSTAGCFIMPVLYLVNVGKLDTVKNWWKK; from the coding sequence ATGgcagaaaatgaaaagtttttatCATCTTCAAACAGCACTCAGGCAGGGGACTGGAACTACTACAACTGGTGCACAGATTACCCCACTGCCCCTGTTATCTGGTCAGCAGTATCTGGAATCTGTTTCCTCTTGGGATTTCCAGCCAGTCTGTGGGTCCTACACGAGCTCCTCCAGAGGCAAAGACAAAGATTCACCAGTGACATCTTCATGCTCAGCCTGGCAGTTATTGATCTGACTTTCACAGCTCATATCCCATTCTGTGTTTGTAATTTCATGATATGGCATATTAAGGagctacaaaatatttttctcgTTATCTACAGCTTTAGCCTGAATAGTAGACCTCTGTTTATGGCTTGCATTTGTTGGGACTGTTATGTCGCTGTGGTTTACCCCATAGTGTACAAAACCAGTAAGAACCTCATTGGAGTTAAGAAGGCAATCACAATTACAATCTGTTTCTCTGCAGCAGTTTGTGGACTGGTTGTGTGCAATGTAATATGGTTGATTACAACTCCTTTAATGGCAATTCCTTTAATCATGGCACTACCAGTTATTGCCTTCTGTGATATTTCCATACTTCTAGCCTTGAGAAAACCAGATCCAACAGGAAAGAACAACATCCATCCACAGAAGAAACAAGCTCTTCAAACCATCTCTAACAGCTTCATCATGACATTCGTTGTCTATCTGCCACCATTGATCGTTTTCTTATTCGGAAAGCTGATGTTGCTTGGAGAAACAGAAACCTTTTGTTGTTCAGCCCCATATGGATTTAGTTTTTCGACAGCTGGATGTTTCATTATGCCTGTTCTGTATCTGGTCAATGTAGGTAAGCTAGATACTGTTAAAAACTGGTGGAAGAAATGA